CCGTTTCGGGGCGCTACCCCGACAAGGAATCCGCTGTGCAGGGCATCCAGGACCTGCGCGAGTGCGCTGGCACGGGATTGATTAATGATCAATGTACCCCTTCAGGGCTGACCGGGCCGACGTTAGGAAATCGACCGCGGTCGCAGAGACATCAGCAGTAGTCCCTCATGGTGCCGACCCGGCTTTCCGGGTCGGCACCGTTGTGTTGGCACAACTTCACATTCTCGGACATAAAAAAGGGATTCACGCCCCCCTATTCACCGGCGTTTGGTCCCGATCAGCACGAAAAATACTCCCGCAATCATGTGCATGAATCCCGGGAAGACGTCGCCGCTACTTGGTAAGGTGTGCGCATGGCCATCAAACTTGAGAACGTCGGCATCGCAGTCCGCGACCTCGAAGCGACGATCGCCTTCTTCACCGACCTCGGGCTCACCGTCCTCGGCCGTGACACGGTCAGTGGAGAGTGGACCGACACCGCTGTCGGCCTCGACGGCAACCATGCCAACATC
The window above is part of the Pseudarthrobacter sp. NS4 genome. Proteins encoded here:
- a CDS encoding YegP family protein; the encoded protein is MAGIFELFNDEDAQKAFRLKSPAGLVLAVSGRYPDKESAVQGIQDLRECAGTGLINDQCTPSGLTGPTLGNRPRSQRHQQ